Proteins from a genomic interval of Symmachiella macrocystis:
- the miaB gene encoding tRNA (N6-isopentenyl adenosine(37)-C2)-methylthiotransferase MiaB produces the protein MTTSAETAVHNGKLFIHTVGCQMNELDSELVVAALRKHGYELTADVADADTVLFNTCSVREHAEHKIYSALGRLKYSKRKRPDQVIGVMGCMAQKDQKLIFQKAPHVDLVVGTGQLSEIPLLIDNARENRERQMAISLARRDATRQKVADSFESYDPLRDPEMRPSAFQAYVRIMIGCDKFCTYCVVPMTRGPEQSRSPKHIVQEVQQLAAEGVKEVTLLGQTVNSYRHTEDGREYRLSDLIASFHDTPGLERIKFVTNYPRDMTDDLLQAVRDLPKVAHYLHVPAQSGCDEMLKRMKRGYTVEHYREMMHRIHETVPDCSVSSDFIVGFCGETDAAHEKSMELIREFRFKNSFIFKYSARTGTKADAIMLDDVPEETKRRRNNEMLDLQNEISEEDNAARIGREYDILVEGPSKNAVKAGDDDSIPKTQLSGRTRCDRIVVFDGNRRLTGSTTRVRIDDCTATTLIGTIVTRELQHTADGGLPILG, from the coding sequence ATGACCACATCGGCCGAAACAGCCGTGCACAACGGCAAACTGTTTATCCACACCGTCGGCTGCCAGATGAACGAACTGGACAGCGAACTGGTTGTCGCCGCCCTGCGCAAACATGGTTATGAACTGACCGCCGATGTGGCCGACGCCGACACGGTGCTGTTTAACACCTGCAGCGTCCGCGAACATGCCGAGCACAAAATCTATTCCGCCCTGGGCCGGTTGAAATACAGCAAACGCAAGCGGCCCGATCAAGTCATCGGCGTGATGGGCTGTATGGCTCAGAAGGATCAAAAACTGATCTTTCAAAAAGCGCCGCACGTCGACCTAGTCGTGGGGACCGGACAGTTATCCGAAATCCCGCTGTTGATCGACAACGCCCGCGAGAACCGCGAACGGCAGATGGCGATCAGCCTCGCCCGTCGCGACGCCACGCGTCAAAAGGTCGCCGACAGTTTTGAAAGTTACGATCCACTGCGCGATCCGGAAATGCGGCCCTCGGCATTTCAAGCCTACGTGCGGATCATGATTGGTTGCGACAAGTTTTGCACCTACTGCGTGGTCCCCATGACGCGCGGTCCGGAACAAAGCCGTTCCCCCAAACACATCGTGCAAGAAGTCCAGCAACTCGCCGCCGAAGGGGTCAAGGAAGTCACCCTGCTCGGGCAAACGGTCAATAGCTACCGGCACACCGAGGATGGTCGCGAATATCGGTTGTCTGATTTGATCGCCAGTTTTCACGACACCCCCGGCCTGGAGCGGATCAAGTTCGTGACGAACTATCCTCGCGACATGACCGATGATCTTCTGCAAGCGGTGCGAGATCTGCCGAAGGTCGCGCATTACTTGCACGTGCCGGCGCAGTCGGGTTGTGATGAAATGCTCAAGCGGATGAAGCGGGGTTACACCGTTGAGCATTACCGCGAAATGATGCACCGCATTCATGAAACCGTGCCGGATTGTTCTGTCTCCAGCGACTTCATTGTCGGCTTTTGCGGCGAGACCGATGCCGCGCATGAAAAGAGCATGGAGCTGATTCGCGAGTTCCGCTTCAAGAACAGCTTTATCTTTAAGTACAGCGCCCGCACCGGCACCAAGGCCGATGCGATCATGTTGGACGATGTGCCCGAAGAGACCAAGCGTCGCCGCAACAACGAGATGCTCGATTTGCAGAACGAAATCAGCGAAGAGGACAACGCCGCCCGCATCGGCCGCGAATATGACATTCTCGTCGAAGGCCCCAGCAAAAACGCCGTTAAAGCGGGCGACGATGACAGCATCCCCAAAACCCAGCTTTCCGGCCGCACCCGTTGCGACCGCATCGTCGTCTTCGACGGCAACCGCCGCCTCACCGGCAGCACCACCCGCGTACGAATCGACGACTGCACAGCGACGACCTTGATCGGCACGATCGTGACGCGTGAGTTACAACACACCGCCGATGGGGGTTTGCCGATCTTGGGGTAA
- a CDS encoding DUF6348 family protein, with protein MILLATLTGCSESPPPMPGPFNAASQPTTDVRGDSTINPLLVKLLRDHGLDATSRDGWILVDNRPSICGAIVREMQPSSNVTSIQIDFYLRVDPDRILMESFAGIGLTKDEAITDGIQNFVANSFHVLLAAFYRDGDDDQVETEQWDINGQSRRVTIGNMGIRGTVPNPDEPPIAWFKALESLIKASSLPPGTHWVRCYYSQMQNHPTALEVLLDNGDWGTVRSEMLQVNWPQGEDFYSVRVFLVVQDREG; from the coding sequence ATGATTCTACTGGCCACACTGACCGGCTGCTCTGAATCGCCGCCGCCAATGCCAGGGCCGTTTAACGCAGCATCACAGCCAACAACAGATGTGCGCGGTGATTCGACCATCAATCCTCTCCTTGTGAAACTGCTGCGCGATCACGGATTGGATGCCACGAGTCGCGATGGCTGGATTCTTGTTGATAATCGTCCATCCATTTGCGGCGCTATTGTCCGAGAAATGCAACCATCCTCGAACGTGACGAGCATTCAAATCGACTTCTATTTGCGAGTCGACCCGGACCGTATTCTCATGGAATCATTCGCTGGAATCGGCCTGACAAAAGATGAAGCCATTACCGACGGCATTCAGAACTTTGTGGCGAACTCATTCCATGTTCTTCTGGCGGCGTTTTATCGCGATGGCGATGATGATCAGGTCGAAACAGAACAATGGGACATCAATGGCCAATCGAGGCGCGTGACTATCGGAAACATGGGTATCCGTGGCACGGTGCCAAATCCTGATGAACCACCAATCGCATGGTTTAAGGCCCTCGAATCCCTAATTAAGGCATCCTCGCTGCCGCCTGGTACACACTGGGTCCGTTGCTACTATTCCCAAATGCAAAACCATCCAACTGCCCTTGAAGTACTACTTGATAACGGTGATTGGGGTACAGTCCGGTCCGAAATGTTACAGGTAAACTGGCCCCAAGGCGAAGACTTTTACAGTGTTCGCGTCTTCCTGGTTGTCCAAGACAGGGAAGGGTGA
- a CDS encoding DUF1349 domain-containing protein produces the protein MQWLNEPGEWNARSNGLSVRSEPETDFWRKTHDDGIRHSGHFYFDSVVGDFSARVKMAGEYNSQYDQAGLMVRIDERTWLKCGIEFLNGKQYASAVVTREYSDWSIVPLPNPPAIWIQCKRKEMTFTISYSLDGIEFEMIRQLFLTDEREQQVGMMLAAPKGNGFAVLFDDYLVDGGR, from the coding sequence ATGCAATGGCTGAATGAACCTGGAGAATGGAATGCTCGGAGCAACGGCCTCTCCGTTAGGTCGGAACCGGAAACGGACTTCTGGAGAAAAACGCATGACGACGGGATTCGTCACAGCGGTCATTTTTACTTCGATTCCGTGGTCGGCGATTTCTCCGCACGAGTCAAAATGGCTGGTGAATATAACTCCCAATACGACCAGGCCGGACTCATGGTGCGAATCGACGAACGGACTTGGCTCAAATGTGGAATCGAGTTTCTAAACGGAAAGCAATACGCCAGTGCTGTGGTCACTCGTGAATACTCAGACTGGTCGATCGTTCCGCTGCCAAATCCGCCCGCGATCTGGATTCAATGCAAACGCAAAGAAATGACCTTTACCATCAGTTATTCGCTCGACGGCATCGAATTCGAAATGATTCGCCAACTGTTCTTGACGGATGAGCGCGAACAGCAGGTTGGAATGATGTTGGCCGCCCCTAAAGGCAACGGCTTCGCCGTTCTTTTCGATGACTACCTTGTAGATGGTGGAAGATAG
- a CDS encoding alpha/beta hydrolase family protein: MQRRTFLGSLGLGMTAAAFGENLSISRAHSAEAIKRKTFTTNREDGRFQDTAGFLQNQMKINPPKLAFNPHMKKTEFPAWQEAVRKKLRDLLAFPEVPTQPEPKRLWIRHREGYQLQKWEAYPEPGCVVPFMVLIPDGITQSTPAATVMCFPGSTWSLESLVGEPEIGKKAKDNVKNRTDWKWQDNRMALHIAQQGMVSIAVANPATNDTDSPLRGRAQTSINAILLGRCYLGISAFQKAHIMEWASRQPFVDKNRMGVCGHSLGSEPADVLGVLYPDLVKAVVHNDFCCNWIERTIVMNGEPVSDHHVIPGMYQWFDATDWEASLAPRPLLFTEGGRANQLAKIEAAYRLNGAEDKLKIYYYKKYSTPADRPFDFKPIPEGLTVEEYFQYANVDAPKHVFRPMRVVPWLKKVL; encoded by the coding sequence ATGCAACGACGAACGTTTTTAGGCTCTCTCGGTTTGGGCATGACAGCAGCAGCTTTCGGCGAAAATCTTTCTATATCACGGGCTCATTCCGCTGAAGCAATAAAAAGGAAGACTTTTACGACCAACCGCGAAGATGGGCGATTTCAGGACACTGCCGGGTTCCTGCAAAATCAGATGAAAATAAACCCGCCGAAGTTGGCGTTCAATCCCCACATGAAAAAGACGGAGTTTCCTGCCTGGCAGGAAGCGGTTCGAAAAAAACTGCGGGACCTGCTCGCATTCCCCGAGGTTCCCACACAGCCTGAACCGAAACGACTCTGGATCCGCCACCGGGAAGGGTACCAACTTCAAAAATGGGAAGCGTATCCCGAACCGGGTTGTGTCGTTCCCTTTATGGTTCTGATTCCAGACGGGATCACGCAAAGTACTCCCGCTGCAACCGTCATGTGTTTCCCCGGTTCGACTTGGAGTCTAGAAAGCCTGGTGGGCGAACCAGAAATTGGGAAAAAGGCAAAAGACAACGTCAAAAACCGTACTGACTGGAAATGGCAAGACAACCGGATGGCATTACACATCGCCCAACAGGGGATGGTGAGTATTGCCGTTGCCAACCCTGCCACGAACGATACCGACAGCCCGCTGCGGGGGCGTGCGCAAACCTCAATCAACGCAATCTTGCTGGGACGTTGTTATCTGGGCATCTCCGCTTTTCAAAAAGCACATATCATGGAATGGGCGAGTCGACAGCCATTCGTTGATAAAAACCGGATGGGAGTTTGCGGACATTCTCTCGGATCCGAGCCGGCAGATGTTTTAGGGGTTCTTTATCCTGACTTAGTAAAGGCCGTCGTCCATAACGATTTCTGTTGCAACTGGATTGAACGAACAATCGTCATGAATGGCGAACCGGTCTCCGATCATCACGTCATTCCAGGAATGTACCAATGGTTCGACGCGACCGACTGGGAGGCTTCGCTGGCTCCCAGACCGTTGCTATTCACCGAAGGAGGCCGAGCCAATCAGCTTGCGAAAATCGAAGCCGCCTACCGACTCAACGGTGCTGAGGACAAACTGAAGATTTACTACTACAAAAAATACAGTACCCCAGCCGACCGCCCCTTCGATTTCAAACCGATCCCTGAAGGGTTAACCGTCGAGGAATACTTCCAATACGCCAATGTCGATGCCCCCAAGCACGTCTTCCGCCCGATGCGCGTTGTGCCGTGGTTGAAGAAAGTTTTGTAG